Proteins encoded in a region of the Natator depressus isolate rNatDep1 chromosome 25, rNatDep2.hap1, whole genome shotgun sequence genome:
- the LOC141977877 gene encoding disintegrin and metalloproteinase domain-containing protein 10-like, with translation MIASRCFASLTLCSLVIAQSGGSVNSVEYLRSFVKYREKVAYDRAALESMHQRAKRATEEHDKIIQLEFQAYQRTFKLRLSRDMSAFARDFEVTGKATSEPADVSFIYSGVLQDEPGSFCHGAIINGLFEGFIRTKNGTYYVEAPGASVSNATSPGHALIHHESDIDYSILEDPDSASLTRRMHQVLQNFQQELKLKGETLERRRRSLDYSRTSCLLYLQADYLFYQRFGTTEAVIAQIASYIKAVNAIYEGANFGGIRHIDFKVKTLDIIQENDPSGTMKSPFIGPEMLLMLHSKSNWNSYCLSYLLTDRDYSGVLGIAFNGQAGDLGGICSKHRKFRDKEVSLNTGLITVQKYGQYLPPRILHITLAHELGHSLGAPHDESKECARFSFDTTHGNYLMFSYATDGLQYNNDKFSPCSREYIGNILRAKKDRCFVETDRPICGNQIVDPGEECDVGNDDSDPCCYAAKEPEGIQCRLKPGVQCSSSQGLCCSHECVYKLQGELCHEETDCTFESTCSGRTAECTVPPPKANYTPCSMGTRICLNGLCLGSLCVKYGLEQCDCVSTSRQEKCHVCCQQPGQVDTCASTSSALLEHYFNGTHIPLTPGTPCRDRMGYCDKFHVCRLVDEDGPIARVKNSILDFIELQDISDWMKTCWWAVLLMILTLAAVMAGTVFLFGRTLESEKGE, from the exons ATGATTGCTTCCCGGTGCTTTGCTAGTTTGACGCTGTGCAGCCTGGTCATTGCCCAAAGCGGCGGCTCAG TCAATAGCGTTGAGTATTTAAGGTCGTTCGTAAAGTACCGGGAGAAAGTGGCTTATGACAGAGCGGCTTTAGAATCGATGCATCAGAGGGCAAAAAGAGCCACCGAAGAGCATGACAAAATCATTCAGCTAGAATTCCAAGCCTATCAGAG GACATTCAAGCTGAGGTTAAGCAGGGACATGAGTGCTTTCGCCAGAGACTTTGAGGTGACCGGGAAggccacctcagagcctgcagaTGTGTCTTTCATTTACTCTGGTGTCTTGCAAG ATGAGCCTGGATCTTTCTGCCACGGTGCCATCATCAATGGCCTTTTTGAAGGGTTTATCAGAACCAAGAACGGCACCTACTACGTGGAGGCTCCCGGCGCATCTGTCAGCAATGCGACGTCTCCAGGCCATGCTCTCATCCACCATGAAAGTGACATCG ATTATTCCATTTTAGAAGATCCAGACTCTGCTTCTTTGACTAGGAGAATGCATCAGGTCTTGCAGAATTTCCAGCAAGAGCTAAAGTTAAAG GGAGAAACCTTGGAGAGGCGGAGAAGGAGTCTGGATTATTCTAGGACGTCCTGCCTGCTGTACCTTCAAGCTGACTACTTGTTCTACCAAAGATTTGGCACCACTGAAGCAGTGATTGCTCAG ATTGCTAGCTACATAAAAGCCGTGAATGCAATTTACGAAGGCGCAAATTTTGGTGGTATCAGGCACATCGACTTCAAAGTGAAAACCCTGGAC ATAATCCAGGAGAACGATCCTTCTGGTACTATGAAGTCACCTTTCATCGGCCCAGAAATGCTGCTGATGCTGCACTCCAAGTCCAACTGGAATAGCTATTGTCTCTCCTACCTCCTCACTGACAGGGATTACAGCGGAGTTCTTGGGATTGCTTTTAATGGACAAGCTG GTGACTTGGGGGGAATATGTTCCAAGCACAGGAAATTCCGGGACAAGGAGGTGTCTCTGAACACTGGCCTGATCACGGTGCAGAAATATGGCCAATATTTGCCTCCTAGGATTCTCCATATCACCCTGGCCCATGAACTTGGCCACAGCCTGGGAGCTCCG CATGATGAAAGTAAAGAATGCGCCCGCTTCAGCTTCGACACCACGCATGGGAACTACCTGATGTTCAGCTACGCCACAGACGGCTTGCAATACAACAATGACAAATTCTCCCCGTGCAGCCGTGAATACATCGGGAACATCCTAAGAGCCAAGAAGGACAGGTGCTTCGTTG AAACTGACCGCCCCATCTGTGGGAATCAAATTGTAGATCCAGGGGAGGAGTGCGACGTGGGCAACGATGACTCTGACCCTTGCTGCTATGctgccaaggagccagagggCATCCAGTGTAGGCTGAAGCCAGGAGTGCAGTGCAG CTCAAGCCAGGGCCTGTGCTGCAGCCATGAATGTGTCTATAAACTCCAAGGGGAGCTCTGCCACGAGGAGACGGATTGCACCTTTGAGAGCACCTGCTCTGGACGAACAGCTGAATGCACCGTTCCCCCTCCCAAAGCCAATTACACTCCGTGCAGCATGGGGACACGGATCTGCTTAAATGGG CTCTGCCTCGGATCACTCTGCGTCAAGTACGGCCTGGAGCAATGCGACTGCGTTAGCACGTCCAGGCAGGAGAAATGCCACGTATGCTGCCAGCAGCCAG gccaaGTAGACACATGTGCCAGTACATCCTCTGCTCTGCTGGAGCATTACTTCAACGGCACGCACATCCCGCTGACCCCAGGCACGCCCTGCAGGGACAGGATGGGCTACTGCGATAAGTTTCACGTCTGTCGGCTCGTGGACGAAGATGGACCCATAGCCAGGGTGAAGAATTCCATCTTGGATTTCATTGAACTGCAGGATATATCAGACTGGATGAAG